One Phocaeicola dorei genomic region harbors:
- a CDS encoding acyltransferase codes for MAATRHSGLECLRIISIILIVSMHILGNTFHTSNLLNKEFILFVNTLGNTGVTLFILISGYFGIRFNTHKFFKMLVVVWFYSIVSYLIETIWLHTPHTWTGLASSLIPILSKKYWFMTCYVVLYCFSPYLNRLVQNLSQKSYEQLLLLWGFFFIFAPTILFFEIQNDTGKGIINVTLAYLIGQYLKVYGLPENMKRHSWDILSGSLAGIFILNSLLTAMSGNIILRFARDNNLLIIIASIMVFYQFTRWHFSSRIINYLAGYVFALYMLQGLLIHCLQPWYTPYADSNLLVLYFMGTLVSICLTTLVIEWSRRLLLGKIENKLADAMERRGAKIKMFTDNH; via the coding sequence ATGGCTGCTACACGTCACTCCGGATTAGAATGTTTACGAATTATCAGTATCATACTGATTGTATCCATGCATATTCTAGGGAATACCTTCCACACCAGTAATTTGCTGAACAAAGAATTCATACTATTTGTCAATACATTGGGAAACACAGGAGTAACTTTATTCATTCTGATCTCAGGCTATTTCGGAATCCGTTTCAATACACATAAATTTTTCAAGATGCTGGTTGTCGTATGGTTTTATTCCATCGTTTCTTATCTGATCGAAACAATATGGCTTCACACTCCGCATACCTGGACAGGACTAGCCTCCTCATTGATACCGATACTTAGCAAAAAATACTGGTTTATGACCTGCTATGTAGTGCTTTATTGTTTCTCACCCTATTTAAACCGACTGGTTCAAAACCTCTCACAAAAAAGTTATGAACAACTACTGTTACTATGGGGATTCTTTTTTATATTTGCCCCGACAATCCTGTTTTTTGAAATTCAAAATGACACAGGTAAGGGAATTATCAATGTCACACTAGCTTATCTCATAGGACAATATCTGAAGGTCTATGGTCTTCCGGAAAACATGAAACGACATAGCTGGGATATTTTATCAGGGAGCCTTGCCGGTATTTTTATACTGAATTCCCTGCTTACAGCAATGAGTGGAAATATCATACTGAGATTCGCCCGAGATAATAATCTACTGATTATCATCGCCTCTATCATGGTTTTCTACCAGTTCACCCGATGGCATTTTTCATCCCGCATCATCAATTACCTAGCAGGATACGTTTTTGCCTTATATATGCTTCAAGGACTTCTTATCCACTGTTTACAACCCTGGTATACCCCTTATGCAGACAGCAATCTACTTGTTCTGTATTTTATGGGAACACTTGTTTCTATCTGTCTGACAACACTTGTTATAGAATGGAGCAGACGGCTGCTATTAGGAAAAATAGAAAACAAATTAGCAGATGCAATGGAAAGAAGAGGAGCAAAAATTAAAATGTTTACAGATAATCATTAA
- a CDS encoding bifunctional cytidylyltransferase/SDR family oxidoreductase, whose translation MRKNIAIVLAGGIGSRLGLSTPKQFFKVAGKMVVEHTIDAFESNPHIDEIAIVSNPFYIADFESIIIKNGWKKVKKILKGGQERFHSSLSAIKAYEGSDVNLIFHDAVRPLVSQRILNDVIKALETYAAIDVAMPATDTIIEVDGDFIHQIPDRSKLKRGQTPQAFHLETISHAYEIALKDEHFKVTDDCGVVVKYLPDVPVYVVTGEESNMKLTYKEDTYLLDKFFQLRKSELNEIPLNESQLKGKVAVIFGGSYGIGEHTARMLQEKQAKVFCFSRSMNGVDVGKKEQVADALKKVFLQTHRIDYIINTAGVLNKEPLMSSDYQTIYNAVSTNYMGTINVAMEAYAYLKESKGKLVFFTSSSYTRGRAFYSIYSSTKAAIVNFVQAIAQEWEPFGIAVNCINPERTKTPMRVKNFGTEPENTLLSAEKVAIATIQSLVSEFTGQVIDVKRNEV comes from the coding sequence ATGAGAAAAAATATCGCAATCGTATTAGCAGGAGGTATAGGCAGCCGCTTAGGTCTGTCCACTCCCAAGCAATTCTTTAAAGTAGCGGGCAAAATGGTAGTCGAGCATACAATAGATGCTTTCGAAAGCAATCCGCACATCGATGAAATTGCCATTGTTTCCAATCCTTTTTATATTGCTGACTTTGAGTCCATCATTATCAAGAATGGATGGAAAAAAGTGAAGAAGATTCTGAAAGGCGGTCAGGAAAGATTTCATTCCAGCCTTTCGGCTATCAAAGCTTACGAAGGCAGCGATGTCAACCTGATTTTCCATGATGCTGTACGTCCATTGGTCAGCCAACGTATTCTAAATGATGTCATCAAAGCATTGGAAACATATGCAGCTATTGATGTCGCCATGCCTGCCACTGACACCATTATCGAAGTAGATGGAGATTTCATTCATCAGATTCCCGACCGGTCCAAACTAAAACGGGGGCAGACTCCACAAGCTTTTCATTTGGAAACCATCAGCCACGCTTATGAAATCGCCTTGAAAGACGAACATTTCAAAGTTACCGATGACTGTGGGGTTGTTGTAAAATATTTACCCGATGTACCTGTATATGTAGTTACAGGCGAGGAAAGCAACATGAAGCTGACCTATAAAGAAGATACCTACCTATTGGACAAATTCTTCCAGTTACGTAAAAGTGAGCTGAATGAAATTCCATTGAATGAAAGCCAACTGAAAGGCAAAGTAGCCGTCATCTTCGGTGGAAGCTATGGAATAGGAGAACATACAGCCCGTATGCTACAGGAGAAACAAGCAAAAGTATTCTGTTTTTCCCGAAGCATGAACGGTGTGGATGTAGGCAAAAAGGAACAAGTGGCCGATGCTCTAAAAAAAGTATTCTTACAAACCCACAGAATAGACTATATCATCAACACGGCTGGCGTCCTCAACAAAGAGCCTTTGATGAGTTCGGACTATCAAACGATATACAATGCGGTGAGCACCAACTATATGGGAACTATCAACGTAGCGATGGAGGCGTACGCCTATTTAAAAGAAAGCAAAGGGAAATTAGTTTTCTTCACCTCCAGTTCCTATACTCGCGGCAGAGCTTTCTACAGCATCTATTCCTCTACGAAAGCGGCCATTGTAAACTTTGTACAAGCTATCGCACAAGAATGGGAACCGTTTGGCATTGCTGTTAATTGCATCAACCCCGAACGTACCAAAACTCCCATGCGCGTAAAAAACTTCGGAACAGAACCTGAGAACACCCTATTATCAGCAGAAAAGGTCGCAATTGCCACCATACAGTCATTGGTTTCCGAATTTACAGGACAAGTAATTGATGTAAAAAGAAATGAAGTATGA
- a CDS encoding phosphorylcholine transferase LicD — protein sequence MKNEFLSTYVANNLRACQLKQLSILEEMDRICQKHHLTYWLDGGTLLGAVRHGGFIPWDDDIDIGMPLADMQKFIEVAPDELSEGLFLQTPQSDPSSKEPIIKVRDLNSLYVEFGDNFNADYQKGLFVDIFPFIDYPSIPKSWVKKLTKGISKSYSILHTQHYYSLRAFAEFFYFGTKYWLFKGIWNLLGLLYKKDTYLSNVLINNGYGIMHRKDSVFPISEIIFEGKPFKAPANPDAYLKDLYKNYMDIPPKDKQKIHAIYIHPELIKKP from the coding sequence ATGAAAAATGAATTTCTATCTACCTATGTAGCCAATAACCTGCGAGCCTGCCAACTGAAGCAACTCTCCATATTAGAAGAAATGGACCGTATTTGCCAAAAGCACCACCTGACCTACTGGCTGGACGGAGGTACATTATTGGGAGCCGTGCGCCACGGAGGATTCATCCCTTGGGATGATGATATAGATATAGGAATGCCATTGGCCGATATGCAAAAATTCATAGAAGTAGCTCCTGACGAACTATCCGAAGGGTTATTCCTCCAAACCCCACAAAGTGATCCTTCAAGCAAGGAACCGATTATAAAAGTGAGGGACTTGAACTCTCTGTATGTAGAATTCGGCGATAATTTTAATGCGGATTATCAAAAGGGGCTTTTTGTAGATATATTCCCATTTATTGATTACCCCAGCATACCCAAATCATGGGTAAAGAAGCTAACCAAAGGAATCTCCAAAAGCTATTCCATTCTGCATACGCAACATTATTATTCTCTACGTGCCTTCGCAGAATTCTTTTACTTCGGCACAAAATACTGGCTGTTCAAAGGAATATGGAATCTGCTTGGTCTGCTCTACAAAAAAGATACTTATCTTTCCAATGTTCTGATAAACAATGGATACGGTATCATGCACCGCAAAGACTCTGTATTTCCCATATCAGAAATAATTTTTGAAGGGAAACCATTCAAGGCACCTGCCAACCCAGATGCTTACCTGAAAGATTTATATAAGAATTACATGGACATTCCTCCCAAAGACAAACAGAAAATCCATGCCATTTATATTCACCCCGAATTGATAAAGAAACCATGA
- a CDS encoding glycosyl transferase: MGKITFVPVGGLANRMRAVASAVALAAKSDSDLSIVWFQDWALNAPFSQLFKPVDRKIACLRDASQLDYALLDRPRSRNFHFPLLFQKLFFKSCLYERSITPLCNRHFDFERWVKEGSCVYMASYTAFQPYDYVWISRLFVPVEEVMEEVENRCRNFSDTMIGMHIRRTDNLASIRQSPIELFYQKLDEEIKEDDKVAIYLATDSEEVKREMKERYGDRIFCSGKKADRGSLEGIREGITDMYTLARTQKIYGSFQSSFSDMAAQIGGTPLEILKL, from the coding sequence ATGGGTAAAATTACATTTGTACCGGTAGGAGGACTGGCTAACCGTATGCGTGCGGTGGCTTCGGCCGTGGCACTGGCAGCGAAGAGTGATAGTGATTTAAGTATCGTTTGGTTTCAGGATTGGGCGCTAAATGCACCGTTTAGCCAATTGTTCAAACCTGTGGACAGGAAGATTGCCTGTTTGCGGGATGCTTCGCAGTTGGATTATGCATTGTTGGACAGACCTCGTTCCAGGAATTTTCATTTCCCGCTTTTGTTTCAGAAACTGTTTTTCAAGTCTTGCCTGTACGAGCGTTCTATTACTCCTTTATGTAATCGGCATTTTGATTTTGAACGGTGGGTTAAAGAAGGTAGCTGTGTTTATATGGCATCATATACCGCTTTTCAACCTTATGATTATGTATGGATCAGTCGGTTATTTGTTCCGGTAGAAGAGGTTATGGAAGAGGTGGAAAACCGTTGTCGGAATTTTTCGGATACCATGATTGGTATGCATATCCGTCGTACAGATAATCTGGCTTCTATCCGGCAAAGCCCTATCGAGTTATTCTATCAGAAACTGGATGAGGAGATAAAAGAGGACGATAAGGTGGCTATCTATTTGGCTACAGATTCGGAAGAGGTGAAGCGGGAGATGAAAGAGCGTTATGGTGACCGGATATTCTGTTCCGGAAAAAAGGCAGACCGTGGATCTTTGGAGGGAATAAGGGAGGGTATCACGGATATGTACACATTGGCCCGTACACAAAAAATATATGGTTCTTTTCAGAGTTCATTTTCGGATATGGCAGCTCAGATAGGAGGGACTCCATTGGAGATTTTGAAATTATGA
- a CDS encoding site-specific integrase has product MKSTFSVIYYLKRQVVKKDGTVPVMGRITVDGSQTQFSCKLTVDPKLWDTKGGRVTGRSTAALETNRMLDKMRVRINRHYQEIMERDNFVTAEKVKNAFLGLEHRYHTLMQVFRQHNEDYEKQVEAGMKAKGTLLKYRTVYKHMQEFLDIRYHVKDIALKELTPAFISDFEMFLRTDKHCCTNTVWLYVCPLRTMVFIAINNEWLTRDPFREYEIKKEETTRSFLTKDEIRLLMEGKLKNAKQELYRDLYLFCAFTGLSFADMRNLTEENIRTYFDEHEWININRQKTGVVSNIRLLDIANRIIGKYRGLCGDGRIFPVPHYNTCLAGIRAVAKRCGITKHITWHQSRHTAATTIFLSNGVPIETVSSMLGHKSIKTTQIYAKITKEKLNQDMENLAARLNGVEEFAGCTI; this is encoded by the coding sequence ATGAAGAGTACATTTTCAGTAATCTACTACCTCAAGCGTCAGGTAGTGAAAAAGGACGGGACAGTTCCCGTCATGGGACGCATCACGGTGGACGGCAGCCAGACACAGTTCAGCTGCAAACTGACTGTCGATCCGAAACTGTGGGACACCAAAGGTGGACGTGTCACGGGCAGAAGCACGGCGGCACTCGAAACGAACCGTATGCTTGACAAGATGCGGGTACGCATCAACAGGCATTATCAGGAAATCATGGAGCGTGACAACTTCGTCACGGCGGAGAAGGTGAAGAACGCCTTTCTCGGACTGGAACACCGCTACCACACGCTGATGCAGGTGTTCCGCCAGCACAACGAGGACTACGAGAAGCAGGTGGAGGCAGGCATGAAAGCCAAAGGCACGCTGCTGAAGTACCGCACCGTTTACAAGCACATGCAAGAGTTCCTCGACATCCGCTACCATGTGAAGGACATCGCCCTAAAAGAGCTTACCCCGGCTTTCATCTCCGACTTCGAGATGTTCCTGCGCACGGACAAGCACTGCTGCACCAATACCGTGTGGCTGTACGTCTGCCCGTTACGGACGATGGTATTCATCGCCATCAACAACGAGTGGCTGACGCGCGACCCGTTCCGCGAGTATGAAATCAAGAAGGAGGAAACAACACGCAGTTTCCTGACCAAAGATGAGATCCGCCTGCTGATGGAGGGGAAACTGAAAAACGCCAAACAGGAATTGTACCGCGACCTCTACCTGTTCTGCGCCTTCACGGGGCTGTCGTTCGCGGATATGCGCAACCTTACGGAAGAGAATATCCGCACCTACTTCGACGAACACGAGTGGATAAACATCAACCGCCAGAAAACGGGCGTGGTGTCCAACATCCGCCTGCTCGACATCGCCAACCGCATAATCGGCAAATACCGGGGACTGTGCGGGGACGGCAGGATATTTCCCGTTCCGCATTATAACACGTGCCTTGCCGGTATCCGTGCCGTCGCCAAGCGTTGCGGCATCACCAAGCATATCACGTGGCATCAGAGCCGCCACACGGCAGCCACGACGATATTCCTCTCCAACGGTGTTCCCATCGAAACGGTCAGCTCCATGCTCGGACACAAGAGCATAAAGACGACGCAGATTTACGCAAAGATAACCAAAGAGAAGCTCAATCAGGACATGGAGAACCTTGCCGCAAGATTGAACGGCGTCGAGGAATTTGCAGGTTGCACCATCTAA
- a CDS encoding glycosyltransferase family 2 protein, which produces MHNHHPHPKFSIITVTYNAAKVLEDTIQSIVTQTYKNLEYIIVDGGSTDETLDIIHKYQEHITTVISEPDQGLYDAMNKGIKLATGDYLCFLNAGDGLHEDDTLLQMVHSINGTALPGVLYGETEIVDSQGHFLYMRRLSAPATLTWKSFKQGMLVCHQAFFARRDLVEPYDLQYRFSADFDWCIRIMKKADVLHNTHLTLIDYLNEGMTTRNHKASLKERFRIMSRHYGWASTVTHHLWFVLRLLYK; this is translated from the coding sequence ATGCATAACCATCATCCTCATCCCAAGTTTTCTATTATTACCGTCACCTACAATGCAGCAAAAGTGTTAGAGGATACTATACAAAGTATTGTTACACAAACTTATAAGAATCTGGAGTATATTATTGTGGACGGGGGATCAACAGATGAAACACTGGATATCATTCACAAATACCAGGAACATATCACCACTGTTATCAGTGAGCCCGACCAAGGTTTATACGATGCCATGAACAAAGGAATAAAATTGGCAACCGGAGATTATCTTTGTTTCTTGAATGCCGGTGATGGCCTGCACGAGGATGATACTTTGCTGCAAATGGTACATTCCATCAATGGAACAGCCCTGCCGGGAGTGCTATATGGAGAAACAGAAATAGTGGACAGTCAAGGGCATTTTTTATACATGCGCCGCCTGTCTGCACCCGCAACGCTTACCTGGAAAAGCTTCAAGCAAGGAATGTTGGTTTGCCATCAAGCCTTTTTCGCCCGCCGTGATCTGGTAGAGCCATACGACCTGCAATATCGGTTCTCGGCAGATTTTGACTGGTGTATCCGTATCATGAAGAAAGCGGATGTACTCCATAATACCCATCTTACTCTTATTGATTACCTGAATGAAGGAATGACCACCCGTAACCATAAAGCCTCCTTGAAAGAACGCTTCCGTATTATGAGCCGTCACTATGGATGGGCAAGCACAGTGACACACCACTTATGGTTCGTTCTGCGCCTGCTCTACAAATAA
- a CDS encoding glycosyltransferase family 4 protein, translated as MAEKRPTPVKPLTIYFYHTRLTRESYEEWKDYKFPGHILYGLPLLEKYGIRSVMHKYKAFPGRLRLMLYATKEILCCKEPYEVLYGTSFRGLELIILLRALGFYRKPIVIWHHTALKTSSGKIREHISRFFYKGIDHMFLFSKKLIKDSLATGKAPEEKLQLIHWGPDLAFYDHILQVMPDRKPEGFISTGKENRDVNTMLQAFCATEQQLDLYIAPTNGSVNYQQIIESFCLPDSVQVHYTDGVIPYLLAQKVARKSCVVICCMDFPYTVGLTTLVEAFALGIPVICSRNPNFEMDIDKEEIGITVAYNDVEGWINAIHRIADHPEEAQKMGANARKLAEKRFNLEIFSHEIAESLLEISKMSSKKRTFA; from the coding sequence ATGGCTGAAAAGAGACCAACACCGGTAAAACCACTCACTATTTATTTTTATCACACCCGGTTAACCCGTGAAAGTTACGAGGAATGGAAAGATTATAAGTTTCCGGGACACATTCTCTACGGACTTCCTTTGCTGGAAAAATATGGCATCCGGTCGGTAATGCATAAATACAAAGCTTTCCCCGGCCGTCTAAGACTGATGCTCTATGCCACTAAAGAGATTCTGTGCTGCAAAGAGCCATACGAAGTACTCTACGGTACATCTTTCCGTGGACTGGAGCTAATTATCCTGCTCAGAGCATTAGGATTCTACCGCAAACCCATCGTCATTTGGCATCACACTGCCTTAAAAACTTCATCCGGAAAAATAAGAGAACATATCTCACGTTTCTTTTATAAAGGCATTGACCATATGTTCCTATTCAGTAAAAAATTGATTAAAGACTCATTAGCGACCGGGAAAGCTCCCGAAGAAAAGCTTCAGCTTATCCATTGGGGACCGGATCTCGCTTTCTATGACCATATTCTACAAGTAATGCCAGATCGGAAACCAGAAGGCTTTATCTCCACCGGGAAAGAAAACCGGGATGTAAACACTATGCTGCAAGCTTTCTGCGCCACCGAACAACAACTGGACTTGTACATCGCCCCCACCAATGGAAGTGTAAACTACCAACAGATTATTGAAAGCTTTTGTCTACCCGATTCTGTACAAGTACACTATACGGACGGTGTCATCCCATACTTATTGGCACAGAAAGTGGCACGAAAAAGCTGTGTTGTCATCTGCTGTATGGATTTTCCTTATACCGTAGGCCTTACCACATTGGTAGAAGCCTTTGCATTAGGCATCCCTGTCATTTGCTCACGTAATCCCAATTTTGAAATGGATATAGACAAAGAAGAAATAGGAATTACCGTAGCCTATAATGACGTGGAAGGCTGGATCAACGCCATTCATCGCATAGCCGACCATCCCGAAGAAGCCCAAAAGATGGGCGCCAACGCCCGAAAGTTGGCAGAAAAACGTTTCAATTTGGAAATCTTTTCCCATGAAATAGCAGAAAGCTTACTGGAAATATCTAAGATGTCCTCTAAAAAACGTACATTTGCATAA
- a CDS encoding YfhO family protein: MNLFKRILPDIVVIILFAVISFVYFFPAVTEGRILSQHDSVAGIGAGEEAKEYLERTGERTRWTNSIFGGMPTYQMAPSYDSTDTLKGVEKLYHLYLPNYVWYVFVMLLGFYILLRAFDFSVWLASLGAVLWAFSSYFFIIIAAGHIWKFVTLAYIPPTIAGMVLAYRGKYLSGGLLTAVFVALQIVSNHVQMSYYFLFVMLFMAVAFGVDAWQKKEMPQFLKATGVLLMAGILGVCINLSNLYHTYEYSKETMRGKSELVKPDSHNQTKSGLERDYITQWSYGIGETFSLLVPNVKGGASVPLAANEKAMEKANPMYNSIYSQIGQYWGEQPGTSGPVYVGAFVMFLFILGLFIVKGPMKWALLSATVLSVLLSWGKNFMGFTDFFLDYIPMYDKFRAVSSILVIAEFTIPLLAVLALKEVMARPQLVKERARSFYISLGLTGGIALLFALAPGFFFPSYVSSMEMQALQGIPADQLAPLLANLEEIRRSVFTSDAWRSFFIIMIGTAVLWLYGMGKLKAKVTILALAVLCLADMWSVNKRYLYDDQFVEKVQQDNSFKPTETDKTILADKTLDFRVLNLAGNTFNENTTSYWHKSIGGYHAAKLRRYQEMIEEHISTEMNGVFKAVSEAGGDMQKVAPSGFPVLNMLNTRYFIFPLQGGKTVPIRNPHTLGNAWFVNEVQYVDNANEEIDALHRIDPAKTAVVDKKFSAEVKSAAETDTLSTIKLTAYEPNDLKYEVNSKTGGTVVFSEIYYPGWQAYIDGVEAPHGRADYILRAMNVPAGKHVVEFKFDPKSLHVTETVAFVALGVLACVLVLFLFLQVRKARRKID, from the coding sequence ATGAACTTATTTAAAAGAATACTACCTGATATAGTAGTGATTATCCTCTTTGCTGTCATCTCATTCGTCTATTTTTTCCCGGCAGTGACAGAAGGGCGTATCCTTTCACAACATGACTCTGTGGCGGGCATTGGTGCTGGTGAAGAAGCGAAAGAATATCTGGAACGTACGGGAGAGCGTACGCGCTGGACTAATTCGATTTTTGGTGGTATGCCTACTTATCAGATGGCACCCAGTTATGATTCTACGGATACCCTGAAGGGAGTAGAGAAGTTGTATCATTTGTATCTCCCGAATTATGTGTGGTATGTATTTGTCATGCTGTTGGGCTTTTATATATTATTGCGTGCATTCGATTTCTCGGTCTGGCTGGCTTCATTGGGGGCTGTGTTGTGGGCATTTTCTTCTTATTTTTTCATCATTATAGCTGCCGGACACATCTGGAAATTTGTAACCTTGGCCTATATTCCACCCACTATAGCCGGTATGGTACTGGCTTATAGAGGAAAATACTTGTCAGGCGGTTTGCTGACAGCGGTTTTTGTTGCTTTGCAGATAGTGTCGAACCATGTGCAGATGAGTTATTATTTTCTATTTGTCATGCTCTTTATGGCGGTTGCGTTTGGAGTGGATGCTTGGCAGAAGAAGGAAATGCCGCAATTTCTGAAAGCAACTGGGGTGTTGTTGATGGCCGGTATTTTGGGAGTTTGCATAAATCTATCCAACTTATATCATACGTATGAGTATAGTAAGGAAACGATGCGTGGAAAGAGTGAGCTGGTGAAACCGGATAGTCATAATCAGACTAAAAGTGGTCTGGAACGAGATTATATCACTCAGTGGAGTTACGGTATCGGTGAGACTTTCTCTTTGCTTGTTCCTAATGTGAAAGGTGGCGCTTCCGTACCTTTAGCAGCTAACGAAAAGGCGATGGAAAAGGCGAATCCTATGTATAATAGCATCTATAGCCAGATAGGCCAGTATTGGGGCGAGCAACCCGGTACATCCGGTCCTGTATACGTGGGGGCGTTTGTAATGTTTCTGTTTATTCTTGGACTGTTTATAGTGAAAGGTCCTATGAAATGGGCGCTTTTGAGTGCTACTGTTTTGTCTGTCCTGCTGTCATGGGGAAAGAATTTTATGGGATTCACTGATTTCTTTTTGGATTATATCCCGATGTACGATAAATTCCGTGCGGTTTCTTCCATTTTGGTCATTGCTGAGTTTACCATACCTCTGTTGGCTGTCCTTGCTTTAAAGGAGGTAATGGCACGTCCTCAGTTGGTTAAGGAACGGGCCCGGTCGTTTTATATCAGTCTGGGATTGACAGGTGGTATCGCTTTATTGTTTGCATTGGCTCCCGGTTTCTTTTTCCCGTCGTATGTTTCAAGCATGGAAATGCAGGCATTGCAGGGTATTCCGGCAGATCAGCTGGCTCCGTTACTTGCTAATCTAGAAGAAATCCGTCGGAGTGTCTTTACTTCGGATGCATGGCGCAGCTTCTTTATTATTATGATAGGTACGGCAGTTCTTTGGTTATATGGCATGGGCAAGCTGAAAGCGAAGGTGACGATTCTGGCATTGGCTGTCCTCTGTCTGGCAGATATGTGGAGTGTGAACAAACGTTATTTGTATGATGACCAGTTTGTGGAAAAGGTACAACAGGATAATTCCTTTAAACCGACCGAAACGGATAAGACGATATTGGCCGATAAAACGTTGGATTTCCGGGTACTGAACCTAGCCGGCAATACGTTTAATGAAAATACGACTTCTTATTGGCATAAGAGCATCGGTGGATATCATGCCGCCAAACTGCGCCGCTATCAGGAAATGATAGAGGAGCATATCAGTACCGAGATGAATGGCGTGTTCAAGGCTGTTTCGGAGGCGGGAGGTGATATGCAGAAGGTGGCTCCGTCCGGATTTCCTGTGTTGAATATGCTGAATACCCGTTACTTTATTTTTCCGCTGCAAGGTGGAAAGACCGTCCCAATACGGAATCCTCATACGCTGGGCAATGCTTGGTTTGTAAACGAGGTGCAGTATGTGGACAATGCCAATGAAGAGATAGACGCTTTGCATCGGATAGACCCGGCAAAAACGGCTGTCGTAGATAAAAAATTCAGTGCGGAGGTAAAATCGGCAGCTGAAACAGATACACTGAGTACAATCAAACTGACTGCGTACGAACCTAATGACTTGAAATATGAGGTTAATTCCAAAACTGGAGGAACAGTGGTTTTCTCGGAAATTTACTATCCCGGTTGGCAGGCATATATTGATGGTGTGGAAGCGCCGCACGGAAGAGCGGATTATATTCTTCGGGCAATGAATGTGCCGGCCGGAAAGCATGTAGTGGAATTTAAGTTCGACCCGAAATCGCTGCATGTTACGGAAACGGTGGCTTTTGTGGCATTGGGTGTATTGGCCTGTGTGTTGGTCTTGTTCTTGTTCTTGCAGGTCAGAAAGGCCCGTAGGAAAATTGATTGA
- a CDS encoding glycosyltransferase family 4 protein codes for MRVLIINTSERIGGAAIAANRLMEALKNNGIKAKMLVRDKQTDQISVVELKKSWWKVWQFIWERVVIWQANHFKKHNLFAVDIANTGTNITVLPEFTQADVIHLHWINQGMLSLTDIRRIIQSGKPIVWTMHDMWPFTGICHYAGDCDKYATQCHNCPQLYKGSRKDIAYRTFQKKKKLFEGAQITFVACSRWLESLAKKSDLIKGQTITNIPNAINTNLFKPRDKKQAREKCHLPQDKKLLLFGSVKITDKRKGIDYLVSACKQIASSYPDFSKELGVVVFGNQAEQYTSLFPFPIYPMNYVSNEKELVDIYNAVDLYVTPSLQDNLPNTIVEAMACGIPCIGFNVGGIPQMIDHLHNGYVAEYQSSKDLANGIHWALTEGEYESLSEEACRKAVSSYSESTIAKKYVEIYNKITGNHA; via the coding sequence ATGAGAGTACTTATCATCAATACGTCTGAGCGAATAGGTGGAGCCGCCATTGCAGCCAACCGCCTCATGGAGGCTTTAAAAAACAACGGAATAAAGGCAAAAATGCTTGTACGTGACAAGCAGACCGACCAGATAAGTGTCGTTGAACTAAAGAAATCATGGTGGAAAGTATGGCAATTCATCTGGGAACGTGTCGTTATCTGGCAAGCCAACCACTTCAAGAAACATAACTTGTTTGCCGTTGACATAGCCAATACCGGCACCAATATCACAGTATTGCCCGAATTTACCCAGGCCGACGTCATTCATCTGCACTGGATTAACCAAGGTATGTTGTCACTGACAGATATCCGGCGTATCATCCAATCCGGCAAACCCATCGTTTGGACAATGCATGATATGTGGCCTTTTACCGGTATCTGCCATTATGCAGGAGATTGCGATAAATATGCCACACAATGCCACAACTGTCCGCAACTTTACAAAGGAAGCAGAAAAGACATAGCCTACCGTACTTTCCAGAAAAAGAAAAAACTGTTTGAAGGAGCACAAATCACCTTTGTAGCTTGTAGCCGCTGGTTAGAATCATTGGCTAAGAAAAGTGATCTGATTAAAGGTCAGACCATTACCAATATTCCCAATGCAATCAACACCAACCTGTTCAAACCTCGTGATAAAAAACAGGCCAGAGAAAAATGCCATCTTCCGCAAGACAAGAAGTTATTGCTTTTCGGCTCCGTAAAAATTACAGACAAGAGAAAAGGAATAGACTATCTGGTATCAGCTTGCAAACAAATTGCTTCCTCATATCCAGATTTTAGTAAAGAATTAGGTGTAGTGGTTTTTGGTAACCAAGCCGAACAATACACTTCCCTGTTTCCCTTCCCTATCTATCCGATGAATTATGTCAGCAACGAGAAGGAACTGGTAGATATCTACAATGCAGTCGACTTATACGTCACACCTTCTTTACAAGACAATCTACCCAATACCATCGTAGAAGCAATGGCCTGTGGTATTCCGTGCATAGGGTTCAATGTAGGAGGTATTCCACAAATGATTGACCACCTGCACAACGGTTATGTTGCCGAATATCAGTCTTCCAAGGATCTGGCAAACGGCATTCACTGGGCATTGACCGAAGGAGAATATGAAAGTCTGAGTGAGGAAGCCTGCCGTAAGGCAGTATCCAGTTATTCGGAAAGTACCATTGCCAAGAAATATGTTGAAATCTATAACAAGATTACAGGGAATCATGCATAA